The Sebaldella sp. S0638 genomic sequence TGAAAATATTTCTCCAATACGAAAACCATCATCAGTATCATAAAAGAGGATATCTCCTTCACAAATTTCAGTTTTATTATCATCATATGTATTTGTAAATTGCATTAATACAACTTCTTTTAGCAAGAGTCTTCTTGTCCCATTTTCAGAATTTACATCTGAATAATCTAGGTAATTATCTTTAAAATTAATCTGTATAACTTCGAGCATTTCTTTGGAGTGTTTGTTCCATGCTCTGTATTTAATTTCCTTCATTTTTTACCTCCCCAACATAATGTACTTGAAATATTGCTGGAATATAGCAACCAACCTCACCAGATACAGGATGAAATGCTGTAAGAAATATCATTCCGTTTTCTTTCATAAATTCAAATAATTTTTCTGGCTCATCTTCTTTGAAATAATGTTCTTCACAAAAATCTTTTACTTGGTTTCTAAATAG encodes the following:
- a CDS encoding YopX family protein, which produces MKEIKYRAWNKHSKEMLEVIQINFKDNYLDYSDVNSENGTRRLLLKEVVLMQFTNTYDDNKTEICEGDILFYDTDDGFRIGEIFS